In one Cygnus olor isolate bCygOlo1 chromosome 27, bCygOlo1.pri.v2, whole genome shotgun sequence genomic region, the following are encoded:
- the MTHFD2 gene encoding bifunctional methylenetetrahydrofolate dehydrogenase/cyclohydrolase, mitochondrial isoform X2 produces the protein MAPALCPLRALGWVALRPPCGRRLHLSAHRGDAVVISGRKLARQIRQEARHEVEQWVAAGNKRPHLSVVLVGENPASHSYVLNKTKAAADVGISSETILKPASITEEELLDLIGKLNNDANVDGLLVQLPLPEHIDERKICNAVTPDKDVDGFHVINVGRMCLDQYSMLPATPWGVWEIIKRTGIPTLGKNVVVAGRSKNVGMPIAMLLHTDGRHERPGGDATVTISHRYTPKEQLKQHTIRADIVVAAAGIPNLITADMIKEGAAVIDVGITRVQDPITAKSRLVGDVDFEGVKKKASYITPVPGGVGPMTVAMLMKNTIIAAKKLLKPKALEALTV, from the exons AGGTGATGCAGTTGTGATTTCTGGAAGGAAGCTGGCCCGACAGATCAGACAGGAAGCCCGTCATGAGGTTGAACAGTGGGTAGCAGCTGGAAACAAGAGACCTCACCTCAGCGTTGTTCTAGTTGGTGAAAATCCTGCAAGTCACTCCTATGTattgaacaaaaccaaagcagctgCTGATGTTG GAATCAGCAGTGAGACGATTCTCAAGCCAGCTTCTATTACTGAGGAAGAACTACTGGATTTGATCGGCAAACTAAATAATGATGCCAATGTGGATGGCCTGTTAGTGCAGCTTCCTTTACCTG AACACATTGATGAGCGAAAGATTTGCAATGCTGTGACTCCAGACAAAGATGTTGATGGCTTTCATGTAATAAATGTGGGGCGCATGTGCCTTGACCAGTATTCCATGCTGCCAGCTACCCCCTGGGGTGTGTGGGAGATCATTAAGAGAACTG GCATCCCAACACTGGGGAAGAATGTGGTGGTGGCTGGCCGGTCAAAGAACGTGGGAATGCCCATAGCCATGTTGCTGCATACAGATGGCAGGCATGAGCGCCCAGGAG GTGATGCCACAGTAACAATATCACACCGCTACACTCCAaaggagcagctgaagcaaCACACAATCCGTGCTGACATTGTGGTAGCAGCAGCAG GCATTCCCAACCTGATCACAGCTGATATGATCAAAGAAGGAGCTGCAGTTATTGATGTGGGGATAACTAGAGTGCAGGATCCCATCACTGCCAAATCAAGGCTGGTTGGGGATGTGGATTTTGAAG GGGTGAAAAAGAAAGCTAGTTACATCACTCCAGTCCCTGGAGGAGTTGGGCCCATGACAGTTGCCATGCTGATGAAGAACACCATCATTGCTGCCAAGAAGCTGTTGAAACCCAAAGCATTGGAAGCCTTAACTGTTTAA